In Bradyrhizobium sp. WD16, the genomic stretch CTCCGCGCATCGCGGCCGAGGCATCTGGTTGGAACTGTTCCGGATCCGACGACTGATGAACGCTGCTCGCTGACTTCATCATCGAAACCGCTCGGCGAGGGACACTAGCATGGCCGTGATTCTAGTGTGGCGTCTCGCAATTGCCTACCGCCTTTGCGGCCAGTCTCTCGTAGGCAATTGCGAGACATAAGCCACACTAGCGCTTTGATTTTGCTAGTGTCCTTTATGTCTCCGAATGACCGTGCGAGCATGAGGCAAATGGAGCGGTAATTCGGAGACAGGACACTAGAAGATCGCCAAGGACCTGATCTCGATGCTTTCGCGGGGCCTCGCATCCGGCGGCGCCGTCGGATCTCTGAAGGCGCTGTGAACTGCCCAGCGCGCGCGGCCATCGTCGCGCGAATCGTAGCCCTTGAACAGTAGCACCTCGTCGCACCTCATCCGAGGGAACCAGAACCATTGATGCGTAGGGCGATAGACCAGAGCGTAGCTCTGAGCGACCCGGGCCGGGTGCCGACGCTCCGAGATGACCAATTGATCCGGCGAAACCGTGCTGGCATCAAGGATGGCAAGCGGGTCCGTCTCGACGGGATGCCCGACGGCCCCCCAAGCCTGAATGATCGCAAAGCTGCCGCCGAGAGCCTCGGCTGCGCTTTCGGCGACGACACGCGCCCTCTCGGCGCCCGAGCTTGCCGAGTAGTCGGCGTGGACACCGAGGATCGGCCGAGCTGCGGCTCTGGCTGCACCTGACTGGCGCCCCGCCGGGCCGGCGGACCTGCGCAGCACATGGTCAAAGATGATGACGCGCCTCGCCTTGCACAACTCCGCGATCAGAGCCTCCATGGCCGGATAATAGACGCGCCTGATGTCGTCTTCGTCATCGAACCGGCAAGGCGTGATGCCGTGCCGCACCAGGCGGAAGCCCTCGCGATCGAGCGAGTGTTCGCTTTGGCGCCGCCGACCGTTGTGAATCGTCACCGACCGCGTGTCG encodes the following:
- a CDS encoding CmcJ/NvfI family oxidoreductase; the protein is MGETTTDLDASPGTLEAALNFVADDGTTIITAIVHADGREERSGGAFDTRSVTIHNGRRRQSEHSLDREGFRLVRHGITPCRFDDEDDIRRVYYPAMEALIAELCKARRVIIFDHVLRRSAGPAGRQSGAARAAARPILGVHADYSASSGAERARVVAESAAEALGGSFAIIQAWGAVGHPVETDPLAILDASTVSPDQLVISERRHPARVAQSYALVYRPTHQWFWFPRMRCDEVLLFKGYDSRDDGRARWAVHSAFRDPTAPPDARPRESIEIRSLAIF